One window of Papaver somniferum cultivar HN1 chromosome 9, ASM357369v1, whole genome shotgun sequence genomic DNA carries:
- the LOC113311211 gene encoding trichohyalin-like — MEENIGEENMTLDQLRETLHRERERDRDLAEQQVQLVRNNARLRQQNRQLNENVEMNSIDSEGNTVSSEEDELRRRIYDHEEDGGGRRRRRRMDVDEERDLRRALKISQWEDHRRRHEEEQRQEDELQRQANLIRDEEQRRRPGEGRLSVMRGRHHEKDGGNLNQEVLNGLGDMWALINNSRRGGRVQLAEAI, encoded by the coding sequence ATGGAAGAGAATATCGGAGAAGAAAACATGACGTTGGACCAGTTAAGGGAGACGCTTCACCGTGAACGAGAACGGGACCGGGACTTGGCGGAACAACAGGTGCAGTTGGTAAGGAATAATGCTAGGTTGAGGCAACAAAACCGACAACTTAACGAAAACGTGGAGATGAATTCCATAGATTCAGAAGGAAACACTGTATCTTCGGAGGAAGATGAACTACGACGAAGAATATATGATCACGAGGAAGATGGAGGAGGACGAAGGAGAAGACGACGAATGGATGTCGACGAAGAAAGAGACTTGAGAAGAGCACTGAAGATCTCACAATGGGAAGATCATAGGCGGAGACATGAGGAGGAACAAAGGCAGGAGGACGAACTGCAACGTCAGGCGAACCTTATCCGAGATGAGGAGCAAAGACGACGACCAGGCGAAGGGAGGCTTAGTGTGATGAGAGGCCGTCACCATGAGAAGGATGGAGGAAACTTGAACCAAGAAGTTCTAAACGGGCTGGGAGACATGTGGGCTTTAATAAATAACTCACGAAGAGGTGGAAGAGTGCAGTTAGCAGAAGCGATATAG
- the LOC113311212 gene encoding trichohyalin-like, producing the protein MGYKDSDLVPSTYNIYGFNGVASKKKGELTVKIFDGELETKVTVCVVDVDSPYNALIGKPWIHGIKGVASTYHQAIWFPMPNGIGEIRGDLRDAKDCITKDVHNYEDKLRKKMEQREKSSEERRAEQLMVFTIESRKELSETQEDEEETNEEKTHIEEDNNATPEEGGHVNLKQGGKAKKGKVAEGNEMTKNKKETPTTKEKQTPREGGKVNRSRSKKAQGQEAEESVEMKNSQSKLKESREEEEMARLKDKLYQERRRKENLVRERIRLERQNKKMIIRNNHLKRKQTESSMEDIYDVREARTKERHYVQKQEGLGRGEQKEREDLKKAIESSKREFREREYRMQQSIAVTQGRNNIPKERRESGLQMVNKCSRNKPCKPEIAVLFSLRQKENESLRSLVARWEAVCKELKARISEEELVRSFIYALSTGQPLFSALFKIRNEVRMKELKNYQAEHIRMEEE; encoded by the coding sequence ATGGGATACAAGGACTCGGATCTTGTACCTTCTACGTATAACATATATGGGTTTAATGGGGTAGCGTCCaagaagaaaggggaactgacCGTGAAGATTTTTGATGGCGAGCTAGAGACGAAGGTCACAGTCTGTGTCGTGGATGTTGATTCTCCTTACAATGCTCTCATAGGGAAGCCTTGGATACACGGAATAAAAGGAGTCGCGTCAACATATCACCAGGCGATATGGTTCCCAATGCCAAATGGAATCGGCGAGATAAGAGGAGATCTGAGAGATGCAAAAGACTGTATAACAAAAGACGTGCATAATTACGAGGATAAGTTAAGAAAGAAGATGGAACAAAGGGAGAAATCCAgcgaagaaagaagagccgaaCAGCTGATGGTATTTACGATAGAATCTAGAAAAGAATTGAGTGAAAcgcaggaggatgaggaggaaacTAATGAAGAAAAAACTCATATCGAGGAAGATAATAACGCAACTCCAGAGGAAGGAGGCCATGTCAATCTAAAACAAGGTGGAAAGGCCAAGAAGGGGAAGGTGGCTGAAGGAAACGAGATGACAAAGAATAAAAAGGAAACTCCCACGACAAAGGAGAAACAAACTCCACGAGAAGGAGGGAAGGTGAACCGGTCAAGAAGCAAAAAGGCACAGGGACAAGAGGCAGAGGAAAGCGTTGAAATGAAAAATTCACAGAGTAAATTAAAAGAAAGTCGCGAAGAGGAGGAGATGGCCCGATTAAAAGATAAACTTTACCAGGAGAGGCGAAGGAAAGAGAATCTGGTCAGGGAACGAATAAGGTTAGAAAGGCAAAACAAAAAGATGATTATCagaaataatcatttgaaaaggAAGCAAACAGAGAGTAGTATGGAGGACATATATGATGTGAGAGAAGCAcgaactaaagaaagacattatgtgcAAAAACAAGAAGGCCTGGGGCGAGGTGAGCAAAAGGAgcgagaagatttgaagaaggccATAGAAAGCAGCAAAAGAGAATTCAGAGAAAGGGAATATCGAATGCAACAATCAATAGCAGTTACTCAAGGAAGAAACAATATCCCCAAGGAAAGGAGAGAAAGTGgtttgcaaatggtaaacaaatgCTCAAGGAATAAACCGTGCAAGCCAGAGATAGCAGTGTTATTCTCATTAAGGCAGAAAGAGAATGAGAGCTTGCGAAGTCTTGTCGCGAGATGGGAAGCAGTATGCAAAGAATTAAAGGCAAGGATCTCGGAAGAGGAGTTGGTGCGATCATTTATCTATGCTTTATCAACCGGACAACCGTTATTCTCCGCACTATTCAAGATAAGAAATGAAGTACGAAtgaaggagttgaaaaactaccaAGCCGAGCACATTCGTATGGAAGAAGAATAG